In a single window of the Pseudomonas entomophila genome:
- a CDS encoding DUF2790 domain-containing protein, producing the protein MTLRKAFALTATALTLGTSAGAFATEATPYRYGMDLDIAQVVKVEAPASTQGHTGNATLTYRDSNGQLHAVSYSQPTTLSNQN; encoded by the coding sequence ATGACCCTTCGCAAAGCCTTCGCCCTTACCGCCACCGCCCTGACCCTCGGCACCAGTGCAGGCGCCTTCGCCACCGAAGCCACCCCCTACCGCTACGGCATGGACCTGGACATCGCCCAGGTGGTCAAGGTCGAAGCGCCCGCCAGCACCCAGGGCCACACCGGCAACGCCACCCTCACCTACCGCGACAGCAACGGCCAATTGCACGCAGTGAGCTACAGCCAGCCCACCACCCTCAGCAACCAGAACTGA
- a CDS encoding alpha/beta hydrolase, whose amino-acid sequence MKLSRTLTAGLLTLAVNSAFAAGSPGVEHTTQGFLDALASGGGKPLETLAPKDARAVLSGAQAGVKVDLSGIRVERRTIQADGQPLEIRVVRPEGAKGELPVFMFFHGGGWVLGDYPTHERLIRDLVVGSGAAAVYVDYTPSPEAKFPTAINQAYAATRWVAEHGKEIGVDGSRLAVAGNSVGGNMAAVVAIKAKEAGTPKLRFQALLWPVTDANFNNASYNQFAEGHFLTRNMMQWFWNNYTTDPRQRDDIHASPLRASLEQLKGLPPALVQTAEMDVLRDEGEAYARKLDAAGVPVTAVRYNGMIHDYGLLNVLSTVPSVRSAMDQAAQALKQHLQ is encoded by the coding sequence ATGAAACTGTCCCGCACCCTGACCGCCGGCCTGCTGACCTTGGCCGTGAACAGCGCCTTCGCCGCCGGCAGCCCCGGCGTCGAGCACACCACCCAAGGCTTCCTCGACGCCCTGGCCTCCGGTGGCGGCAAGCCGCTGGAAACCCTCGCGCCCAAGGATGCCCGTGCGGTACTGAGCGGTGCCCAGGCCGGGGTGAAGGTCGACCTGTCCGGCATCCGCGTCGAACGCCGGACCATCCAGGCCGACGGCCAGCCGCTGGAGATCCGCGTGGTACGCCCCGAAGGCGCCAAGGGTGAGTTGCCGGTGTTCATGTTCTTCCACGGTGGCGGCTGGGTGCTGGGCGATTACCCCACCCACGAACGCCTGATCCGCGACTTGGTGGTCGGTTCCGGCGCGGCAGCGGTGTACGTCGATTACACGCCATCGCCAGAAGCGAAATTCCCCACCGCGATCAACCAGGCCTACGCCGCCACCCGCTGGGTGGCCGAGCATGGCAAGGAGATCGGCGTGGACGGCAGCCGCCTGGCAGTAGCCGGCAACAGTGTCGGCGGCAACATGGCCGCGGTGGTGGCGATCAAGGCCAAGGAGGCCGGCACGCCGAAGCTGCGCTTCCAGGCGCTGCTGTGGCCGGTGACCGATGCCAACTTCAACAACGCGTCGTACAACCAGTTCGCCGAGGGCCACTTCCTGACCCGCAACATGATGCAGTGGTTCTGGAACAACTACACCACCGACCCACGCCAGCGCGACGACATCCACGCCTCGCCGTTGCGCGCCAGCCTCGAGCAGTTGAAGGGCCTGCCACCGGCGCTGGTGCAGACCGCCGAGATGGATGTGCTGCGTGACGAAGGCGAAGCCTATGCCCGCAAGCTCGACGCGGCCGGGGTACCGGTGACCGCCGTGCGCTACAACGGCATGATCCATGACTACGGCCTGCTCAACGTGCTGAGCACGGTGCCCAGCGTACGCAGTGCCATGGACCAGGCGGCACAGGCATTGAAGCAACACCTCCAGTAG